Proteins encoded by one window of Halomonas chromatireducens:
- a CDS encoding acyl-CoA thioesterase: MTDLDDVPAPQGQLTLKLMASRQDTNLYGDIPGGWLVSHMDQAAELAAGREAHGRTATVAIETMDFLCPVRVGSTVNIFTAVREIGHSSVKIDVEVWIRQPHERDGDELHKVTEARFVMVALDDKGRIRSVHQQG, translated from the coding sequence ATGACCGACCTCGACGATGTGCCCGCCCCCCAGGGACAGCTGACGCTCAAGCTAATGGCCTCTCGACAGGACACCAATCTGTATGGCGATATTCCCGGCGGCTGGCTGGTCAGCCACATGGACCAGGCCGCCGAGTTGGCAGCCGGCCGAGAGGCACATGGCCGCACTGCCACCGTGGCCATCGAAACCATGGATTTCCTCTGCCCGGTACGGGTTGGGTCAACCGTCAATATCTTCACTGCCGTCCGCGAGATTGGCCATAGCTCCGTCAAGATTGACGTGGAAGTGTGGATCCGCCAACCCCACGAGCGCGATGGGGACGAGCTCCACAAGGTCACCGAGGCGCGCTTCGTGATGGTGGCACTGGACGACAAGGGGCGGATCCGCAGCGTCCATCAGCAAGGCTGA
- a CDS encoding hydrogen peroxide-inducible genes activator, with protein MTLTELRYIVTLAQERHFGRAAERCFVSQPTLSVAVKKLEEELGVALFERSKSTVQVTPMGERIVEQAQRVLEQSSVIKELANAGKDQLASPLRIGAIYTIGPYLFPHLVPALARSASQMSLYIEEGFTASLRHKLRSGELDAIIIALPFNETDVVTKPLYDEEFEVLIPADHAWAQRDHIDKEDLLNERLLLLGEGHCFRDQILEACPAISHKLNSPHNTLTAEGGSLETIRHMVASKLGITVLPRSAIGTVHYETGLLTSRPFSAPAPSRTVAIAWRASFPRPRAIDAVTNAITQCHEALPETA; from the coding sequence ATGACTCTAACAGAACTTCGCTATATCGTAACCTTGGCGCAGGAGCGCCACTTCGGCCGCGCCGCTGAGCGCTGCTTCGTATCCCAGCCGACCCTGTCGGTGGCGGTCAAGAAACTCGAGGAGGAGCTTGGGGTTGCACTCTTCGAACGCTCCAAGTCCACCGTTCAGGTGACCCCCATGGGTGAGAGGATTGTCGAGCAGGCCCAGCGTGTGCTGGAACAGAGCAGCGTGATCAAGGAGCTGGCCAACGCCGGCAAGGATCAACTGGCCAGCCCCCTGCGCATCGGTGCCATCTACACCATCGGCCCCTACCTTTTCCCGCACCTGGTGCCGGCACTGGCACGCAGCGCATCGCAGATGTCGCTGTATATCGAGGAAGGCTTCACCGCCAGCCTGCGTCACAAGCTGAGGAGCGGGGAACTCGACGCCATCATCATCGCACTGCCGTTCAACGAAACCGACGTCGTCACCAAGCCGCTCTACGACGAGGAGTTCGAGGTGCTGATCCCCGCCGACCATGCCTGGGCCCAGCGCGACCATATCGACAAGGAGGACCTCCTCAACGAGCGCCTGCTGCTGCTGGGTGAAGGGCACTGCTTCCGCGACCAGATACTCGAGGCGTGTCCGGCCATCAGCCACAAGCTCAACAGCCCCCACAACACCCTGACGGCCGAAGGGGGCTCCCTGGAGACCATCCGGCATATGGTGGCCTCCAAGCTCGGCATCACGGTACTGCCCCGCTCCGCTATCGGTACCGTCCATTACGAGACTGGCCTGCTCACCAGCCGGCCGTTCAGCGCCCCGGCACCCTCGCGCACCGTGGCCATTGCCTGGCGAGCCAGCTTCCCGCGACCGCGCGCCATCGACGCTGTGACCAATGCCATCACACAGTGTCATGAGGCACTCCCCGAGACGGCATGA
- a CDS encoding NAD-dependent epimerase/dehydratase family protein: protein MKKTTLILGCGDIGMVLGGELIAAGHRVIGARRGVAALEGSGIEPLALDLSDEAALAKLPDADFVVYVLSADRFEEAAYRAAYLDGLQSVLRTYEGRDSAPQRILFVSSTSVYSQKEGELVNEESPAEAPGFSGVLMREAEQALHDSPIPGTAVRFSGIYGPGRDRLIRQVLEGRIAPATPPMYSNRIHRDDCAGVLKHLIELSESGKPLEDLYLASDCAPDPLYEVMAWMAGKLKVEPTEVIQAPLRKRASKRCDNTRLLETGYTFRYPSYRDGYAQVMKEGGFLPEPV from the coding sequence GTGAAGAAAACGACATTGATTCTAGGTTGTGGCGATATCGGCATGGTACTCGGCGGCGAGCTGATCGCGGCGGGTCATCGGGTCATTGGTGCTCGACGCGGGGTAGCGGCACTGGAGGGCAGCGGCATCGAGCCCCTGGCACTGGACCTCAGCGACGAAGCTGCACTGGCCAAGCTTCCCGACGCCGATTTCGTGGTCTATGTACTCAGCGCCGACCGCTTCGAGGAGGCCGCCTACCGTGCCGCCTATCTCGATGGTCTCCAGTCGGTACTGCGTACCTACGAGGGGCGCGATAGCGCGCCGCAGCGAATTCTGTTCGTCTCTTCAACCAGCGTCTACAGCCAGAAGGAAGGCGAGCTGGTGAACGAAGAGAGCCCTGCCGAGGCACCCGGCTTCTCCGGGGTGCTGATGCGGGAAGCGGAACAGGCTCTTCATGATAGCCCGATACCCGGCACGGCGGTGCGCTTTTCCGGCATCTACGGGCCAGGCCGTGACCGCCTGATCCGACAGGTGCTGGAAGGCCGCATTGCGCCGGCGACCCCGCCCATGTACTCCAACCGCATCCATCGCGACGACTGTGCCGGCGTGCTCAAGCACCTGATCGAACTCAGCGAGTCAGGAAAGCCGCTGGAGGACCTCTATCTGGCCAGCGACTGCGCCCCGGACCCGCTCTACGAAGTCATGGCCTGGATGGCGGGCAAACTCAAGGTGGAGCCCACGGAAGTCATCCAGGCGCCGTTGCGCAAGCGTGCCAGCAAGCGCTGCGACAATACCCGACTGCTTGAGACCGGCTACACCTTCCGCTACCCCAGCTACCGTGACGGCTATGCCCAGGTGATGAAAGAGGGTGGCTTCCTGCCGGAGCCGGTCTAG
- the cysZ gene encoding sulfate transporter CysZ — MLDALTALVRGTRLAYSPGMRRYVFVPIGINLVVYSLMLYYVVAHFGGWLDGWMAMVPSWLEWLSWLIWPLFVLSLVLIVFFTFTLVTHLIAAPFYGFLAARVEVVATGRPPLDDRGLARTAVDALGRELVKLGYILPRMALLFVVSWIPAINLIAPLLWLLFSAWIMAITYLDYPMDNNKVSFADMRRRLSSRRWPTLSYGAWVTLITWIPLANLFLLPGAVAGAVLMWDSHYRGLPAS, encoded by the coding sequence ATGCTGGATGCCCTCACGGCTCTGGTACGCGGTACTCGTCTTGCCTACTCACCGGGCATGCGTCGTTACGTCTTTGTGCCTATTGGCATCAATCTGGTGGTCTACAGTCTGATGCTTTACTACGTGGTCGCCCATTTCGGAGGTTGGCTAGACGGCTGGATGGCCATGGTCCCAAGCTGGCTGGAGTGGCTCTCCTGGCTGATCTGGCCACTGTTCGTGCTCAGTCTGGTCTTGATCGTCTTTTTCACCTTTACGCTGGTGACTCACCTGATAGCCGCCCCCTTCTATGGCTTCCTGGCCGCCAGGGTTGAAGTGGTGGCCACCGGGCGGCCGCCGCTGGACGACCGGGGGTTGGCCAGGACGGCGGTGGATGCGTTGGGGCGCGAACTGGTCAAGCTCGGCTACATCCTCCCCAGGATGGCGTTGCTGTTCGTGGTGAGCTGGATTCCCGCCATCAACCTGATCGCTCCACTGCTCTGGCTCCTGTTTTCCGCCTGGATCATGGCCATCACCTATCTCGACTATCCCATGGACAACAACAAGGTCAGTTTCGCCGACATGCGGCGTCGTCTGTCGTCGCGTCGCTGGCCGACGCTGAGCTACGGGGCCTGGGTTACGCTGATCACCTGGATCCCGCTGGCCAACCTCTTCCTGCTTCCCGGCGCCGTGGCCGGTGCGGTGCTGATGTGGGATAGCCACTATCGGGGGCTGCCAGCCTCTTGA
- a CDS encoding FAD-dependent oxidoreductase: MTAPLIIVGSGMAGLGLARQVRARDTARPIVLITADSGDDYAKPLLSTGFAKGLPPARLATRSALEAADQLGVVMRTHTRVEGIDREARELHIGDERLPWSELVLATGAAPAVPFKIPDTVAGRAFTINDLDDYRRFHAALEALGRRARVAIVGAGLVGCEFANDLIAGGHEITLVAPESAPLPRLLPEPLGRALGEAFVEAGMTLALGRSLEALESVGSAIGIMLSGGSRLEADLVLVATGLRPRVELAAAAGLETGAAGILVNRRLETSAPGIYALGDVACVDGVNAMYVQPLQASAKALAQTLTGEPSEVAYGAWPILVKTSLLPVVAMPPTRSPARWRIEGEGRDLAAFAETQDERLIGFALTGSCVRRKVELARATPPLLG; encoded by the coding sequence ATGACCGCTCCCCTGATCATTGTCGGTTCCGGCATGGCGGGCCTTGGCCTGGCCCGGCAGGTTCGTGCCCGGGATACGGCGCGCCCTATCGTCCTGATCACCGCCGATAGTGGCGATGACTACGCCAAGCCACTGCTATCCACCGGCTTCGCCAAGGGCCTGCCGCCCGCGCGGCTGGCCACCCGCTCGGCGCTGGAAGCGGCCGACCAGCTGGGCGTGGTGATGCGTACCCATACCCGGGTGGAGGGCATCGACAGGGAGGCGCGTGAGCTGCACATCGGTGACGAGCGCCTGCCCTGGAGCGAGCTGGTGCTGGCCACCGGAGCGGCACCGGCGGTGCCCTTCAAGATTCCCGACACAGTGGCCGGGCGCGCCTTCACCATCAACGACCTCGACGACTACCGTCGATTTCATGCTGCGCTGGAAGCGTTGGGCCGCCGGGCCCGCGTGGCCATCGTCGGTGCGGGCCTGGTCGGCTGCGAATTCGCCAATGACCTGATCGCCGGCGGACACGAAATCACCCTGGTGGCGCCGGAGAGTGCACCGCTGCCGCGACTGCTGCCGGAGCCGCTGGGGCGTGCGCTGGGAGAAGCCTTCGTCGAAGCTGGCATGACGCTGGCGCTGGGACGCAGCCTGGAAGCGCTGGAGAGCGTCGGCAGCGCCATCGGAATCATGCTCAGCGGCGGCAGCCGGCTTGAGGCCGACCTGGTATTGGTGGCCACCGGGCTGCGGCCTAGAGTGGAACTGGCCGCAGCGGCTGGCCTCGAGACCGGTGCGGCGGGCATTCTGGTGAATCGTCGGCTCGAAACGTCGGCGCCCGGGATCTACGCCCTGGGCGACGTGGCCTGTGTCGATGGGGTCAATGCCATGTACGTTCAGCCGCTGCAGGCCAGTGCCAAGGCGCTGGCGCAGACATTGACAGGCGAGCCCTCCGAGGTGGCCTATGGAGCCTGGCCGATACTGGTCAAGACTTCGCTGCTGCCTGTCGTGGCAATGCCGCCGACCCGTTCACCGGCACGCTGGCGAATCGAAGGGGAAGGACGTGATCTGGCAGCATTCGCCGAGACCCAAGACGAACGTTTGATCGGCTTTGCGTTGACAGGGAGCTGCGTGCGGCGGAAAGTTGAGCTGGCGCGAGCGACACCGCCATTGCTAGGCTAG
- the ubiA gene encoding 4-hydroxybenzoate octaprenyltransferase produces the protein MDRSLLHPTGLARVPDFLHLMRLDRPIGTWLLMWPTLWALWVAAEGIPGRNVLLIFIAGVYLMRAAGCVVNDYADRHFDGHVKRTKNRPLATGRISEREAQVLFVMLVVAAFVLVLFTNLFTVMLSLVGVVLAFIYPFMKRYTHLPQVFLGAAFSWAIPMAFGAVLGHVPVEAWLLFCANVAWTVAYDTEYAMVDRDDDLRIGIKSTAVLFGRADRLMIGLLQGGTLALLAWVGLRLGLGLFFWLGLAAMAATFVHQQTLIRTRDRDRCFQAFLNNHWSGLLVFAGIALSLWPTLNG, from the coding sequence ATGGACCGATCCCTGCTGCATCCCACCGGCCTGGCCCGCGTGCCCGACTTCCTGCACCTGATGCGTCTGGACCGACCCATCGGCACCTGGCTGTTGATGTGGCCCACTCTCTGGGCGCTGTGGGTGGCCGCCGAGGGCATCCCCGGGCGAAACGTGCTGCTGATCTTCATCGCCGGCGTCTACCTGATGCGTGCGGCCGGTTGTGTGGTCAACGACTACGCCGATCGCCACTTCGATGGGCACGTCAAGCGCACGAAGAACCGCCCCCTGGCCACTGGTCGCATCAGCGAGCGCGAGGCCCAGGTGCTGTTCGTGATGCTGGTCGTGGCGGCCTTCGTGCTAGTGCTGTTCACCAACCTGTTCACGGTGATGCTGTCGCTGGTCGGGGTGGTGCTGGCCTTCATCTATCCGTTCATGAAGCGCTACACCCACCTGCCCCAGGTGTTCCTCGGTGCCGCCTTCTCCTGGGCGATTCCCATGGCCTTCGGCGCCGTGCTGGGCCACGTGCCGGTAGAGGCCTGGCTGCTGTTCTGCGCCAATGTGGCCTGGACCGTGGCCTACGACACCGAGTACGCCATGGTAGACCGCGACGACGACCTGCGCATCGGCATCAAGTCCACCGCCGTGCTGTTCGGCCGCGCCGACCGGCTGATGATCGGCCTGCTGCAGGGGGGCACCCTGGCACTGCTGGCCTGGGTCGGCCTGCGCCTGGGGCTGGGTCTGTTCTTCTGGCTGGGTCTGGCGGCCATGGCGGCCACCTTCGTGCATCAGCAGACCCTGATTCGTACCCGGGATCGGGACCGCTGCTTCCAGGCGTTCCTCAACAACCACTGGTCGGGCCTGCTGGTCTTCGCCGGCATCGCCCTCAGCCTCTGGCCCACCCTGAACGGTTGA
- a CDS encoding copper chaperone PCu(A)C, with protein MRSLFLLMLATALSMAAPAMAQEYRLNDLLITHPFATPSPPSVDHAAVYVDISIASEEPDVLVEASTPVSATVELHDMAMEGSTMRMFPVPQIEVPASTLLTMRPGGGYHLMLLDLVAPLREGDSFPMTLTFAERGEIDIHVRVMRAQDGRADAGELLHRHHQLLDRHLE; from the coding sequence ATGCGTTCTCTGTTTTTGCTGATGCTGGCTACCGCCCTGTCGATGGCCGCCCCGGCCATGGCACAGGAGTATCGGCTGAACGACCTGTTGATAACCCATCCCTTTGCGACCCCGTCTCCACCCAGCGTTGATCACGCTGCCGTCTACGTGGATATCTCCATCGCCAGCGAGGAGCCAGATGTATTGGTGGAAGCGAGCACGCCCGTCAGCGCTACCGTCGAGCTTCATGACATGGCCATGGAAGGTAGTACCATGCGGATGTTTCCGGTGCCGCAGATCGAAGTGCCTGCCAGCACCTTGCTGACCATGCGCCCGGGCGGCGGATACCACCTGATGCTGCTGGACCTTGTCGCACCATTGCGCGAGGGGGACAGCTTCCCCATGACCCTGACATTTGCCGAGCGTGGGGAGATCGACATCCATGTGCGGGTCATGAGAGCCCAGGATGGCCGTGCCGATGCCGGGGAACTACTGCATCGGCACCACCAACTGCTGGATCGGCATCTCGAATGA
- a CDS encoding HU family DNA-binding protein, translating to MRKPELAAAIAERAELSKDKASQVLNVILDEITGSVAQGQDVSLIGFGTFTVRERAARTGKNPQTGQPLAIPASKTVAFKPGKGLKDAVGKG from the coding sequence ATGCGGAAGCCAGAACTTGCTGCGGCGATTGCCGAGCGTGCGGAACTTTCGAAGGACAAGGCGAGTCAGGTGCTCAACGTCATTCTCGATGAGATTACTGGAAGCGTCGCTCAGGGTCAGGATGTATCACTGATCGGTTTCGGGACTTTCACCGTGCGCGAGCGAGCCGCCCGCACCGGCAAGAACCCGCAGACAGGCCAGCCTCTGGCCATTCCAGCCAGCAAGACCGTGGCTTTCAAGCCCGGGAAGGGGCTCAAGGATGCTGTCGGCAAGGGCTGA
- a CDS encoding aminotransferase class III-fold pyridoxal phosphate-dependent enzyme, whose amino-acid sequence MYEVDTQQATTTSAGREAAAGHPGLNRHLWMPFSSNRDFHANPRLITGAEGRYYIDDRGRRLFDSLSGLWTSGAGHNRVEIQQAVSRQLGSLDFAPGFQVAHPLAFELAEKVASLTPAGLDHVFFTNSGSDAADTAVKMARAYWRLKGRPEKTRLIGRAKGYHGVNVGGTSLGGIGGNRKHYGQLLDVTHLPHTLQPHLAFTRGQAESGAELADALLDQIALHDASNIAAVLVEPMSGSGGVIVPPKGYLERLREICSSHDILLIFDEVITAFGRSGATTGAEAFGVTPDMMNIAKQLTNGAVPMGAVIASGEIFDTFMHAGGPEHAIEFPHGYTYSAHPVACAAALASLDLLEREDFPGQVRTIAPVFEEKLHALKGRPHVVDIRNHGLAGAIQLAPRDGDPTVRPRDAHLALWQAGFYVRYGGDTLQFGPPFGSTEAELERLFDAVATTLDSLT is encoded by the coding sequence ATGTACGAGGTCGATACCCAACAAGCCACAACCACATCCGCCGGCCGTGAAGCGGCAGCGGGGCATCCGGGGCTCAACCGGCACCTGTGGATGCCGTTCAGCTCCAATCGCGACTTCCACGCCAACCCACGTTTGATCACCGGCGCCGAAGGCCGCTACTACATCGATGACCGTGGTCGGCGACTGTTCGACTCGCTGTCGGGTCTCTGGACCAGCGGGGCGGGGCACAACCGGGTAGAGATCCAGCAGGCGGTGAGCCGCCAGTTGGGCAGCCTGGACTTCGCGCCAGGTTTCCAGGTCGCCCACCCGCTGGCCTTCGAACTCGCCGAGAAGGTGGCCAGCCTGACCCCTGCCGGCCTCGACCACGTCTTCTTCACCAACTCCGGCTCCGATGCCGCCGACACCGCGGTGAAGATGGCCAGGGCCTACTGGCGGCTCAAGGGGCGCCCGGAGAAGACCCGCCTGATCGGCCGTGCCAAGGGCTACCACGGCGTCAACGTCGGCGGCACCAGCCTTGGCGGGATCGGCGGCAATCGCAAGCACTACGGGCAGCTGCTCGACGTGACCCACCTGCCCCACACCCTGCAGCCCCACCTCGCCTTCACCCGTGGCCAGGCCGAGAGCGGCGCCGAGCTCGCCGATGCCCTGCTCGACCAGATCGCCCTGCACGACGCCTCCAACATCGCGGCAGTCCTCGTCGAGCCCATGTCGGGCTCCGGCGGCGTCATCGTGCCGCCGAAGGGCTATCTCGAACGACTCCGCGAGATCTGCAGCTCCCATGACATCCTGCTGATCTTCGACGAGGTGATCACCGCCTTCGGCCGCAGCGGTGCGACCACCGGTGCCGAGGCCTTCGGCGTGACGCCGGACATGATGAATATCGCCAAGCAGCTCACCAACGGTGCGGTGCCCATGGGCGCGGTTATCGCCTCCGGCGAGATCTTCGATACCTTCATGCACGCCGGCGGGCCCGAGCACGCCATCGAATTTCCCCACGGCTACACCTACAGCGCCCACCCGGTGGCCTGTGCCGCCGCCCTGGCCTCCCTCGACCTGCTCGAACGGGAGGACTTCCCCGGCCAGGTTCGCACCATTGCCCCGGTATTCGAGGAGAAGCTCCACGCCCTCAAGGGTCGGCCCCACGTGGTGGATATCCGCAACCACGGGCTGGCCGGCGCGATCCAGCTGGCCCCCCGTGACGGTGATCCCACCGTGAGGCCTCGCGACGCCCACCTGGCGCTCTGGCAAGCGGGGTTCTATGTGCGCTACGGCGGCGATACCCTGCAGTTCGGCCCGCCATTCGGCTCCACGGAAGCGGAGCTTGAGCGGCTCTTCGACGCCGTGGCCACGACCCTCGATTCCCTGACTTGA
- a CDS encoding chorismate--pyruvate lyase family protein, which translates to MTRRHAVRHDPTRLTPKAVSWRPLAAGQPAMSPAWWAWVASRDSLTARLIEAGGEKTFRVRLLDQRPGRPRPDEARALGLPVGRLAWLREVALCLDERPWVVARSVAPLAQLRGQRLDRLGERSLGSWLFRQPGLERSPIEVTASPPPFHCQSGPWGRRSVFRHGRFAVLVQEFFLDAMADELALPSR; encoded by the coding sequence GTGACCCGGAGACATGCGGTGCGCCACGACCCCACCCGCTTGACCCCGAAAGCCGTAAGCTGGCGGCCACTGGCGGCTGGCCAGCCGGCCATGAGCCCGGCCTGGTGGGCCTGGGTCGCCTCGCGGGACTCCCTCACCGCCCGGTTGATCGAGGCCGGGGGCGAGAAGACCTTCCGTGTGCGCCTGCTCGACCAGCGCCCGGGCCGGCCACGCCCCGACGAGGCCAGGGCCCTGGGCCTGCCCGTCGGTCGCCTCGCCTGGCTCCGCGAAGTGGCACTCTGCCTGGACGAACGCCCCTGGGTGGTGGCGCGCTCGGTGGCGCCGCTTGCGCAGCTGCGTGGGCAACGCCTCGACCGGCTCGGGGAACGCTCGCTGGGCAGCTGGCTGTTTCGACAGCCGGGCCTGGAGCGCAGCCCCATTGAAGTGACAGCCTCCCCGCCCCCGTTCCATTGCCAGAGCGGCCCCTGGGGCCGTCGCTCGGTATTTCGCCACGGTCGCTTTGCCGTTCTGGTGCAAGAGTTCTTCCTCGACGCCATGGCAGATGAACTGGCGCTGCCTTCACGTTAG
- the recG gene encoding ATP-dependent DNA helicase RecG: MNALHAPVTSLKGVGEALVLKLARLRVACVADLLFHLPLRYQDRTRITPIGTLRAGHEAVVEGEVMASEVVRGRRRSLLVRLRDGSGILSLRFFHFSPVQQQQFRPGARIRAFGEARAGATGLEIYHPEYRLLSTDAPPVEDHLTPIYPTTEGLHQTRLRALIEQALGQLDAAPEALPDWLPDSLRQRFGLPELHHCLKVLHQPPPDADPDQLASGLHPASRRLALEELLAHRLSLREVRLRIQQDGAPVLPGGRSLQTRFLTQLPFSLTGAQRRVLDEIGADLGREVPMLRLVQGDVGSGKTVVAAMAALSAIGGDCQAAMMAPTEILAEQHYRTFRAWFEPLGIEVAWLAGKLKGKARLDTKAAIQDGRARMVVGTHALFQGDVHFQRLGLAIVDEQHRFGVHQRLALREKGEAGGLTPHQLVMTATPIPRTLAMSAYADLDVSIIDELPPGRTPVKTVVVPDERRPDVVARIRHACAEGRQAYWVCTLIEESEALQCQAAEATHAELGEALPELAIGLVHGRMKATEKAAVMDAFKAGELDLLVATTVIEVGVDVPNASLMIIENPERLGLSQLHQLRGRVGRGSTESFCVLLYRGPLSAHSRERLGVMRETTDGFRIAEKDLELRGPGEVLGTRQTGLAQMKIADLERDADLLERVSPLADALLASHPEASQPLIRRWLGEQAGRYGQV; this comes from the coding sequence ATGAATGCGCTCCACGCGCCGGTCACCTCTCTCAAAGGCGTTGGCGAGGCGCTGGTGTTGAAGCTGGCCCGGCTGCGTGTGGCCTGCGTGGCGGACCTGCTCTTTCACCTGCCCCTGCGCTATCAGGACCGTACCCGTATCACGCCCATCGGCACCCTGCGTGCCGGACACGAAGCCGTGGTGGAGGGAGAGGTCATGGCCAGCGAAGTGGTGCGCGGCCGGCGTCGCAGCCTGCTGGTGCGGCTGCGCGACGGATCGGGTATTTTGAGCCTGCGCTTCTTCCATTTCTCGCCAGTCCAGCAGCAGCAATTTCGTCCGGGCGCGAGGATACGCGCCTTCGGCGAGGCCCGGGCCGGCGCCACCGGACTCGAGATCTATCATCCTGAGTACCGGCTGCTGAGCACCGATGCCCCGCCGGTAGAGGACCACCTGACGCCGATCTATCCCACCACCGAAGGGCTCCACCAGACGCGACTAAGGGCGCTGATCGAACAGGCGCTGGGGCAGCTCGACGCCGCCCCCGAGGCGCTTCCCGACTGGCTACCCGACTCGCTTCGACAGCGCTTCGGCCTGCCCGAGCTGCACCACTGCCTGAAGGTGCTGCATCAACCGCCGCCGGATGCCGACCCCGACCAGCTGGCCAGCGGCCTGCATCCCGCCAGCCGGCGGCTGGCCCTGGAAGAATTGCTCGCCCACCGCCTCAGCCTGCGCGAGGTACGCCTGCGCATCCAGCAGGACGGCGCCCCGGTTCTGCCTGGCGGACGCAGCCTGCAGACGCGCTTCCTCACCCAGCTGCCCTTCTCGCTGACTGGCGCCCAGCGCCGGGTGCTCGACGAGATCGGCGCCGACCTGGGCCGCGAGGTGCCCATGCTGCGCCTGGTCCAGGGTGACGTGGGCTCGGGCAAGACGGTGGTGGCGGCCATGGCGGCGCTGTCGGCCATTGGCGGCGACTGCCAGGCGGCGATGATGGCGCCCACCGAGATCCTGGCCGAACAGCATTACCGGACCTTCCGCGCCTGGTTCGAGCCGCTCGGCATCGAAGTCGCATGGCTGGCCGGCAAGCTCAAGGGCAAGGCACGGCTGGATACCAAGGCCGCCATCCAGGACGGCCGTGCGCGCATGGTGGTAGGAACCCACGCCCTGTTTCAGGGAGACGTGCATTTCCAGCGCCTGGGCCTGGCCATCGTCGACGAACAGCACCGCTTCGGCGTACACCAGCGCCTGGCGCTGCGCGAGAAGGGCGAGGCCGGCGGCCTGACCCCCCATCAACTGGTGATGACCGCCACGCCGATCCCACGCACCCTGGCGATGAGCGCCTATGCCGACCTGGATGTCTCTATCATCGACGAGTTGCCACCGGGGCGGACCCCGGTCAAGACGGTGGTGGTCCCGGACGAGCGCCGGCCCGATGTGGTGGCACGCATCCGCCATGCCTGCGCCGAGGGGCGCCAGGCCTACTGGGTCTGCACCCTGATCGAGGAGTCCGAAGCCCTGCAGTGCCAGGCCGCCGAGGCGACCCACGCAGAGCTCGGCGAGGCGCTGCCGGAGCTTGCCATCGGTCTGGTCCACGGGCGCATGAAGGCGACGGAAAAGGCCGCGGTGATGGACGCCTTCAAGGCCGGCGAGCTCGACCTGCTGGTAGCCACCACGGTGATCGAGGTCGGGGTCGATGTGCCCAACGCCAGCCTGATGATCATCGAGAACCCGGAGCGCCTAGGGCTATCACAGCTTCATCAGCTGCGCGGCCGGGTCGGGCGGGGCTCCACCGAGAGCTTCTGCGTTCTGCTCTACCGCGGCCCGCTCTCGGCCCACTCCCGGGAGCGGCTGGGCGTCATGCGCGAAACCACCGATGGCTTCCGTATCGCCGAGAAGGATCTGGAGCTGCGCGGCCCCGGCGAGGTGCTGGGCACCCGCCAGACCGGACTCGCCCAGATGAAGATCGCCGACCTGGAACGTGACGCCGACCTGCTGGAGCGGGTCTCGCCGCTGGCCGATGCGCTGCTAGCCAGCCACCCCGAGGCCAGCCAGCCGTTGATTCGCCGCTGGCTGGGCGAGCAGGCGGGGCGCTACGGGCAGGTTTAA